A part of Crassostrea angulata isolate pt1a10 chromosome 5, ASM2561291v2, whole genome shotgun sequence genomic DNA contains:
- the LOC128184315 gene encoding nuclear cap-binding protein subunit 2-like, with protein sequence MSGFRAKFPSGSVALSAYRDQHFKGSRTEQEKALLTSSTLYVGNLSYYTTEEQIHELFGKCGDIKRIVMGLDKVKKTPCGFCFVEYYTREEAEYAMRYVNGTRLDDRIIRTDWDHGFKEGRQYGRGKSGGQVRDEYRTDYDEGRGGYGKIIATKITQSRDPM encoded by the exons ATGTCTGGATTTCGGGCCAAGTTTCCCTCAGGATCGGTTGCCCTCAGCGCCTACAGAGACCAGCACTTCAAG GGAAGTCGAACAGAACAAGAGAAGGCTCTTCTGACATCTTCCACGCTGTACGTTGGAAACCTGTCATATTACACAACAGAAGAACAAATTCATGAACTTTTCGGCAAATGCGGAGACATCAAAAGAATCGTCATGGGTTTAGACAAAGTGAAGAAAACGCCCTGTGGTTTTTGTTTTGTGGA ATATTACACCAGGGAAGAAGCGGAGTATGCAATGAGGTACGTCAACGGGACACGGTTGGATGACCGCATCATTCGTACGGACTGGGACCACGGGTTCAAGGAGGGTCGGCAATACGGCAGGGGGAAGAGCGGAGGACAG GTTCGAGACGAATACAGAACCGACTACGACGAGGGGCGGGGAGGATACGGGAAAATCATCGCTACCAAGATCACCCAGTCCCGCGACCCCATGTGA
- the LOC128184314 gene encoding GPI mannosyltransferase 4-like: MSSLDWIRNHKIWLSLVFVRFCLVFLPQQGYIHPDEFFQSTEIVAGDILNVSVVRTWEFSVGLRSVPPIYCLTGPGFSLLKGVPQMMTSYWAVVLPRLSACILSLAVDVAVLYVCDVFAIDSTVALPILASSYVMLTYLTRPFSNTLETVTFCVLLVLVAKVVKNIRHSQSDRAEKKSKEFKVLPNDGYQRKTLDEFRKKHSPNPTEEKSNSDSNGRTVFLIGVVMSIGMFIRPTFAAFSVGPILWLVGTALMSGDGAVSYLFLMSFGALVPSILMVLVDTAYYSDMTVVDILSRFRQCVITSGNVAKCWEEYFSMFIVTPWNFLKYNSDPDNLSVHGHHPYYTHLLINIPLLLGPAVVLILVELYRFCMRRSTSYNSTPLCFLTPPILILSLFPHQEPRFLLPLLPLGVILYVSSINRIGHRNVFLFLWCVFNLIGLLFYGFLHQGGVIPLLSYIEKNLNNPSPLFTNEDTFFFFHTYMPPRSLLLSHTSVEQLVDLQGSPIEDLVAAVKSQKTCCSYLAIPGTMMEEFVHQRISFDVIQAFPFHLSMEDPPSYDVVKEVWQNFSDRAYYDKLFESMSLFLLKMKN, from the exons ATGTCTTCGTTGGACTGGATCAGGAATCACAAAATCTGGTTGAGCCTGGTGTTTGTTCGGTTCTGTCTGGTTTTTCTGCCACAGCAAGGGTACATCCACCCAGATGAGTTTTTCCAGAGCACAGAAATTGTAGCag GGGACATTCTGAATGTATCCGTCGTGCGGACATGGGAGTTTTCTGTGGGCCTGCGATCGGTACCACCAATCTATTGCCTAACAGGACCAGGGTTTTCTCTGTTGAAGGGAGTTCCGCAGATGATGACGTCCTATTGGGCGGTCGTTCTACCACGACTGAGTGCCTGTATTTTAAGTCTGGCTGTGGATGTCGCCGTATTGTACGTTTGTGACGTGTTTGCCATTGACAGTACCGTAGCACTGCCTATACTTGCTTCATCGTACGTCATGTTGACATATCTAACCAGGCCTTTCTCTAACACTCTGGAAACTGTGACATTTTGTGTATTGTTAGTGTTAGTAGCTAAGGTTGTAAAAAACATACGTCACTCTCAATCAGATAGAGCAGAGAAAAAGTCCAAGGAGTTCAAAGTATTACCAAATGATGGATATCAAAGGAAAACCCTGGATGAGTTCCGAAAGAAACACTCACCTAACCCAACAGAGGAGAAATCAAATTCAGACTCTAATGGAAGGACTGTCTTTCTTATTGGAGTTGTAATGTCCATTGGTATGTTCATTCGGCCGACATTTGCAGCATTTAGTGTCGGCCCAATCCTCTGGCTTGTTGGCACTGCATTGATGAGTGGAGATGGCGCAGTATCTTACCTGTTTCTCATGAGTTTTGGTGCCTTGGTTCCATCTATATTGATGGTCCTTGTGGACACTGCCTACTACTCTGACATGACCGTCGTGGATATATTGAGCAGGTTCAGACAATGTGTCATAACATCTGGTAATGTGGCCAAGTGCTGGGAGGAATATTTCTCCATGTTTATTGTGACTCCCTGGAATTTCCTCAAGTACAACTCGGACCCTGACAATTTATCTGTGCATGGCCACCATCCCTATTACACACACTTACTGATCAACATCCCTCTCTTACTGGGGCCTGCGGTTGTGTTGATCCTTGTTGAACTCTACAGGTTCTGTATGCGGCGGTCAACTTCGTATAACTCTACCCCCCTGTGTTTCCTCACCCCTCCCATTCTGATTCTGTCCCTGTTTCCCCACCAGGAGCCCCGGTTTCTCCTCCCGCTCCTGCCCCTGGGGGTAATTCTCTATGTTTCTTCCATAAATAGAATCGGACACAGGAACGTGTTCTTATTTCTTTGGTGTGTATTCAACCTAATTGGTTTGTTGTTCTATGGATTTCTTCACCAGGGAGGAGTTATCCCCCTTTTGTCATACATtgagaaaaatttaaataatcctAGTCCTCTTTTCACAAACGAGGACACCTTTTTCTTTTTCCACACCTACATGCCTCCCCGATCTCTACTGCTCAGTCACACCTCTGTAGAACAACTTGTGGACCTACAGGGATCCCCAATAGAGGATCTGGTCGCTGCCGTGAAATCCCAAAAAACCTGCTGCAGCTATTTAGCCATACCAGGCACCATGATGGAGGAATTCGTGCATCAGAGAATCAGTTTTGATGTCATTCAAGCATTTCCTTTTCACCTGTCCATGGAGGATCCTCCATCTTATGATGTAGTTAAAGAAGTATGGCAGAATTTCTCTGATAGGGCCTATTATGACAAGCTTTTTGAGTCAATGTcactttttcttctaaaaatgaaaaattaa